The window CGACGGTTCGGCCTTTGATCTCGCGGGCGATCTCCTTGCTGTGCTTGTGGCTCATGTGACGCTCCCGGAGCATCGCTTTCGCGGTCGTGTCCGGATCGGCGTCGACTGAGTAGTTGATTCCCATGCGATGATCACTTCAGTGGGACGAACTTCGAGGAACGCGTCGCCCCGATACCGGCCTGTCCGTGCGAGACGGACGATCGGGTGAGCTGGAACTCACCGAGGTAGTGGCCGATCATCTCGGGTTCGACGCGGACGCGCTCGAAGCTCTGTCCGGTGTATACGGCGAACGTCAGGCCAACGAACTCCGGCAGCACCGGCATGTTGCGCAGGTGCGTCCGGATCGGCGAGTTGGCCGTCTCCTGTTCGTCTTTCTCGCGGGCCTTCTCGAGCAGCTTCTGCTGTTCGACCGAGAGCCCGCGCACGATACTCCGCCGCTGGCGTGCCGGAAGCACTTCAGCGACGTCTTCGAGCTCCATCTCCTGGAGCTCCTCGAGCGTGTGGCCGCGGTAGGTGAACTCCTCACCCTCACGACCGGTACGGTATTCCGAACTCATTTGTTTCCACCTCGACCGGTGCGCCGGGAGGCGATGTCACCGACTTTCCGTCCCGGCGGTGCGTTCTTCGAGACGGATTTCGGACGACCGGGGTGCTGGCGACCGCCACCACCGAATGGGTGGTCGACGGCGTTCATGGCGACCCCGCGAACGCGCGGCCACTTGATCCCGCGGGCGCGCATTTTGTGGTACTTCTTCCCTGCCTTGACGAACGGCTTCTCCGTGCGGCCGCCACCGGCGACGACGCCGATGGTGGCACGGCACTGGGGATCGAGCCGCTTGACTTCGCCACTTGGCAGCTGGACGACCGCAGCCTTGCGGTCGTGGGTGATCAGATCCGCGTTGACGCCGGAGGCGCGAGCGAACTTGCCGCCGTCGCCCGGCTTGGCCTCGACGTTGCAGACCGGAACCCCTTCGGGGATCTCCGCGAGTGGG of the Natronosalvus vescus genome contains:
- a CDS encoding 50S ribosomal protein L2 — translated: MGRRIFGQRRGRGSPTFRAPSHRYKAKLDHKTTEDSDVVSGTVVSIEHDPARSAPIAAIEFEDGEQRLVLVPEGVAVGEEIQVGVSAEIKPGNTLPLAEIPEGVPVCNVEAKPGDGGKFARASGVNADLITHDRKAAVVQLPSGEVKRLDPQCRATIGVVAGGGRTEKPFVKAGKKYHKMRARGIKWPRVRGVAMNAVDHPFGGGGRQHPGRPKSVSKNAPPGRKVGDIASRRTGRGGNK
- a CDS encoding 30S ribosomal protein S19 produces the protein MSSEYRTGREGEEFTYRGHTLEELQEMELEDVAEVLPARQRRSIVRGLSVEQQKLLEKAREKDEQETANSPIRTHLRNMPVLPEFVGLTFAVYTGQSFERVRVEPEMIGHYLGEFQLTRSSVSHGQAGIGATRSSKFVPLK